ATTGGATAGATGTTATGTAGTTTTCATCTCAAACCCTTGCCGCACCGTGCCTCTGTGGAAACAAAGGGCTGGGCGAGAGGAAGACCGTCTCGTTATATGGGTGTGTTCTTATAAAATTGTGTCACGGCATGAAATGCGTTTAATGGGGGTTTGAACAGATTATAACTGTGTATCTTGGCTTTCAGGACTACCATGTGATATTCCTGTATTCATGGGATGTTAAGACTTGCCTTGTCTATGATTTAGATTCTGAGCTGCCTTTTCCAACTTTCTTCCATAAGTATGTAACAGAGACATTTCGCACAGACCAAGTACTGAATTCAGATTTTCACAGGTATgttagaaaacaataaaaatatccttAATATTCATGTCAACaaagaaatgtacttaattgccatataattattttttagattcTTCCGTGTAGTGCCTGCTAAGCAGTTTCTGCAGCATTTTGCCTCAGACCGCCGTCACATGAAAAGACCTGATGGTTCATGGATTAAACCACCTCCTCAATATCCTGCAATCTGTACTTCATGTAAGTGGCTTTTTAGTTAATTTATggaaatattaagtaagtagagCGTTTATGTGGTGGAAATACTGGAAATGTATGGGTTTAATGACCTTTTTGAAAATAGGAGATTGTACCAAATTACCATACCATATCCAACTTATAGGCTGGTACTATTTTAGCTAGGCTTGGAATTTCATGTACAGGAGATGCAGGCCAATAACAAGAgaattaaagtattttttgtcaaaaaatacaaaattcctCAAAatgaatatagatggcgctgtgcagGTTTTTATATGTttcaccttctaatttcatggataacagacatatgcatatttCATCTTTGGGTATAATTAATGATGACCCcttttattacacccacgcacaattacatcttccacaatataggtagcaacataatcctatacataatgtgatccaaataacaagcaacaattatttttatatattcttctgccattacattgtattttggaataatgatgcacccaagtaatgagaaaataggtaatcacatttaaactgaacaacaccatgtatattgtttttggtgaacatatccttgaaaatccctcattgtgcAAGGATGACATAAGCTGTGAAATAAACAGACTTTTATCATTTGAACTACCTTAATGAAACCTCAATTTTGATATACTTACATTGTCCTAAAggctatatatatttttattttttatatatttttgtctgTTTATTCTATATtgtaatgaaattattttacatttgcaGCTTCGACCCATAATTTGGATGAATACATCAATATGGACATCGGAGCAGGTCCAGGCCAAGTATTCAACCTTACTGAGTTTGTTCAACGATTCTATAAAATAGACAAGTAGTACAAATACAATGCTATTAGATAGTCAAATATTAACTTTTAAGTTAGTCTCATAGCCCACATGGGGCATTTGTTGATTATGTTTTAATAATCTTTGGTTGTTTAAtacttaaacttatttattatttaaaaaaacctgaCTATCTCATTTTAGTTACCATCGTAATGGTTATGTTCAGTTAAACGTGGTGCTGGTTCCAGTACGAATCATctgcttttattttaagtcataccttatccgttgaaaaggaaaggaacgggtaatcgacaggcataaaatttgtggaacacatgtaaattttaggcagaagtttaaaaaacctttcaaaaattttatgttggccaataacccgacagaattaagttgtcagCGCAGGTCAAGCAGATTACAtgtgagcgagatgcctattttattcgcccggtttattcattccctttaaatttaacagttgtcaatcatccgttcctttccatttcgcggatacgaaaatgacaggtataacttaaaataaaattaggagcctgcaggaatcggggccattatttgtttatttttattccttcaactttcaacttatttatctGATGACACATTTTGACACAAAGATCACAATTTATGATGACACCTAATGTGTGACATAATATTCTAAAGCACCAGGTAAACTATCTTAACATAAAATGCCTTCACTGAGCAATTGTTTAGCACAATATACATTTCCTCTTCCAATAGGCTTATTGTTCATGTTTCTATGTAGGTTGTTACATTTGTTGCTATTTATTAACgagattattttaaaaataatattgatgaaattttaaaatgttatagtCTATGAAGGCATGATACCTACATGGGAATGTTGAGCAatgaattaatttttaaatgttaatgATAATTCTATATTAATGAAGTATCATTATAATAGTGTACTTCTAATCTCTTCAAAGATTAGCTAGCTAGCGCCGATATTAgatagtttatttaattataaggtTAGATGATCGAGGGGCTAGTGCTTTACAATATATACATTTCAATTTTACGTCATGTGGGTAGTGTTTTTGAATGTtcttcatatttatattttctatttgttgtttgttgtcAAATATGTAGTATATTTTACTGTAGCGATATTTTACTCTCATTTTGACTGAGGTAATTCTTTTACGGATTGTATGTTACCTTGAGTGATAAATTAATGTTTAAGTATCTTCATAGTAGTCTAAATGAAGGAAAGTAGCTTTTGTATGTTGttaaaatctttaaataattttgtatcaaCTTTTATACTCCTTTTAACCTTCCCAGCACCCTTAGTCTGTTATATGGTAATTCAAATTACCATTGACAGTAAGTAAGTCTTAACTTTGCTTAATATTATCACTCGTAAtggtttaattaattttacttaagtTCATTTGAACTTTTACCTCAATTCATATCCCACCAAATCACCTCAAAGAGAGAAAGAGGGCTCTTACTTTGAAAGTTTTTGCcggaaattaaaatgaaatttcgacattgaaaatgtaataatacgcaaaaagttttaaaataaagaccctgataagtaaatatttctaaataatttattaaaattaaatataaagaaTGTATTATTGCGTAATGtttaatgttaaaataatttatcttcacAATATTAATAACAATTACTTATTTACACTACATGAGCGGGAATGCAGATAGTATTTTGTCTTTACTAATTAAATATTACCccaatattataaaaatgtaacttAAATAGTATAGGTTTAGGATTATTATCGTACGACAACAACACAATTTGTCGAGTTTTTGTACTTGTTTTTGCATTTATGCGCAAGACTAttgcatttacttacttacctattaatttaCTTAGATTCTCTGCAGTACTGCAGTCGTTTATACCCTAGTCAGcgttattttttgtataattagtCGTCTTATAAGACATTCATAGGTAAAAGAATGGTTTAGAGACAACATTCTGTCTTTTGCGTTGTTAATCGAGTTATTCTATTGAGTACATTTATTGTTAATCTCTAGATCTAGTCATGATTCCTCTTCTATCTTTAAGACCATTTACTATTTATCGTAGCACTTATGTCCGAGGCGTAGCTGGATACATTATGGGACCAAGTAATGTGAATAGTAATGGTGAAATAAAACCCAGTGTCGAATGTTTTCAAGAATGCCGGGGGCTGCGTATGTCCCACCGGTTACGCCTTAGTCCAATTAACCACTAAAGTTACAGTTTCGATACCTTCCTTCTACGCCTTTTAAAGTTTATCTATTGACTGACAATTGTGAGTGATAAATTATTGTGCTTGTGCTTTTAATGTACCAAgtaacatgtttttttaatttaagatttATCAAAGCTAATAAAAAACACCACACGCTACgttgtttttcatttttattattaatcataAATACTATGTCAAATATATAACTGTTGATTTCactaatatatgtataacacAACATTGTATGTAATTTGTATATAATATCAATAAAGCTACTTCATGCacttaaaacttaaagaaatgAGCCTCAATTTCTAATTGAGACAAATATTTGGTAAAACAATTGTCTTACAATTCTTATAGCTAGCTAATCACAAAATGGAGGTAGAATAGCAAACAATAAAACAGGAACAAGCCTAGGGCCAGGCCTAATAAAtatgttaattaaataaaatgtgtaaaataaaaacctaCACTTGAGCAACAACCACTGAACACTCGTTATTGTACTTTAATATTATGTGTATACAAGTCAAATTACACTGATAATATCACAACAGGATTACTTATTAGATTACAAAGGATCGCATCTACATTCACTCGTAGGCTTTCTCGAGGTGCATCAGCTAGAATATGGAGTCACGGAAGTAAACCCCAGATTACCATATTATACTGTAACATCTGCACCattgaatattaatttaagtgcacttttcactaacacagttggctcgaccattatagacggtgatacgctggccacctatcacgttggtctaaaagaaagcttagtgaggtgtgggtacttagttcatcttgcgatggatttacctccgACTATTTCAATGagatagtcatgagcttatattTTGTTGTTCTTTCTAGTACAGGCGCGTCAATAGCATCGTTTATTCATATGTATATTCAACTATAATGTATTATTTAGTAAGGATTTCCGCGCCATTTTCAGTAACGAGGATAGTGTGTTCCGCCTGAGCAGCCCTGGACCCGTCCTCGGTGATGGCAGTCCATCCGTCTTCGAGGACTAGAGTCAGTTCCCCTCCATGAGACAGTACTGGCTCTATTGTGAACGTCATCCCTGGCTGCATCAGGCCTGGGTACCGGTGTGGCGTGTATCGATCATCTGAAATATTCAGTACGTAACTGAAAAGGATGGTTTACTTTGCTAAGTCGCGTCCCCATTACGCCAGACATCGTGCGAGTTTGCCAGACTTCGCAAGACATCTCACTTATCTCAGCCATCCATGTAGTTGTCGGAAAGAGAGTCATCGGAGGAAGTTTTGCGACGTTGTCAGATATCGCTCGATGTCTTTGGCCATGTCGCCTAGTGGGGTCGCCGGATTGCTATGCGGATTTCGACCTATGCCTTTAAATAAAAGCACCTAAATTATGAT
The Pectinophora gossypiella chromosome 2, ilPecGoss1.1, whole genome shotgun sequence genome window above contains:
- the LOC126373437 gene encoding protein N-terminal glutamine amidohydrolase; the encoded protein is MSVNAQAAQKFSNNENNKRNDTTLKPLFPKDAECSYVSCYCEENVWKLCQDVSLRVAEELDRCYVVFISNPCRTVPLWKQRAGREEDRLVIWDYHVIFLYSWDVKTCLVYDLDSELPFPTFFHKYVTETFRTDQVLNSDFHRFFRVVPAKQFLQHFASDRRHMKRPDGSWIKPPPQYPAICTSSSTHNLDEYINMDIGAGPGQVFNLTEFVQRFYKIDK